Proteins co-encoded in one Amaranthus tricolor cultivar Red isolate AtriRed21 chromosome 7, ASM2621246v1, whole genome shotgun sequence genomic window:
- the LOC130817493 gene encoding protein EIN4 has translation MLRVLAIGLLVCTLILCLFPFGYGDSNCNCDDEGFWTINFIMECQKVSDFLIAIAYFSIPIELIYFISCANIPFKWVLVEFIAFIVLCGMTHLLNGWTYFGPHSFQLMMSLTIFKFLTALVSCATAITLLTLIPLLLKLKVREVFLTQNVMELDQEVGMMKRKKEASWHVRMLTREIRKSLDKLTILETTLVELSNILDLQNCAVWMPNSNKTAMNLTHELKPSPSNIFPRIIPIDDHDVKEICNSKMVTILRPDSRLGMASSGGLEQPGSVAAIRMPLLNASNFKGGTPEFVQTSYAMLVLVLPSSNERVWSNHELEIVEVVADQVAVALSHANVLEESQLMRDQLKERNRTLQQAKKDAIMANQARDSFQKVMSHGMRRPMHSILGLLSMFEDNMNCEQRIVVDTMVRTGNVITTLINDVTEVSAKDNGRFPLEMRPFNLHSMIKEASCLAKCLFVYQGFSFSPDVQTSLPAQVIGDERRTFQVLLHMVGHLLHISNCGCFITFRVSEEKGSEGKNDKWGMWKSVSANEYIKIKFEFEISGGIATDGMRRTHNDGNKEVLSFSMCKRLAQMMQGDIWISLNSYGLPQNMTLLLRCQQLRRLSEGNMYASEHTYSSSFRGVKVLIADDDNVNRTVTKRLLEKLGCEVSASSSGYECLTALAPSPNTYRVVLLDLNMPEIDGFEVARRVRKLYGRNGPLLIALTASVEENIWERCLQIGINGLIRKPVILQGMVDELRRILK, from the exons ATGTTGAGAGTATTAGCCATTGGATTGTTGGTTTGCACTCTCATACTGTGTTTATTCCCATTTGGCTATGGAGATTCAAATTGTAATTGTGATGATGAGGGATTTTGgactattaatttcattatGGAATGCCAAAAAGTGAGTGACTTTTTGATTGCAATTGCTTATTTCTCTATTCCCATTGAGCTGATTTACTTCATTAGCTGTGCAAATATACCTTTCAAATGGGTCCTTGTTGAATTCATTGCTTTTATTGTACTTTGTGGAATGACCCATTTGCTCAATGGATGGACTTATTTTGGTCCTCACTCATTCCAACTTATGATGTCTCTTACAATATTCAAATTCCTAACAGCTTTGGTTTCGTGTGCCACGGCTATAACCCTTCTAACTTTGATCCCTCTTTTACTAAAATTGAAAGTTAGAGAAGTGTTTTTGACACAAAATGTTATGGAATTGGACCAAGAGGTTGGAATGATGAAGAGAAAGAAGGAAGCTAGTTGGCACGTGCGAATGCTCACTCGAGAGATAAGGAAATCACTTGATAAGCTTACTATATTAGAGACTACTTTGGTTGAACTTTCCAATATTTTGGACCTGCAAAATTGTGCTGTTTGGATGCCAAATAGTAACAAGACTGCAATGAATTTGACTCACGAGCTGAAGCCAAGCCCATCGAATATCTTTCCTAGAATTATCCCGATAGATGATCACGATGTCAAGGAGATATGTAATAGCAAAATGGTGACGATTTTGAGGCCGGATTCAAGGTTGGGAATGGCAAGCAGTGGGGGTTTGGAACAGCCTGGTTCTGTGGCAGCAATTCGGATGCCTTTGCTGAACGCCTCAAATTTTAAAGGTGGTACTCCTGAATTCGTCCAGACGTCTTATGCCATGTTAGTTTTGGTTCTTCCGAGCTCCAATGAAAGAGTTTGGAGCAATCATGAATTAGAGATAGTAGAAGTGGTTGCTGATCAAGTGGCTGTGGCTCTTTCTCATGCTAATGTTCTTGAAGAGTCTCAGCTGATGAGAGATCAACTTAAGGAGCGGAATCGTACTCTGCAGCAGGCGAAGAAAGATGCGATTATGGCAAACCAAGCCAGAGATTCTTTTCAGAAGGTTATGAGCCATGGAATGAGGAGACCGATGCATTCGATTCTTGGCCTTCTTTCGATGTTTGAAGATAATATGAACTGTGAGCAAAGGATTGTGGTTGACACCATGGTTAGAACTGGTAATGTTATCACAACTTTGATAAACGACGTAACAGAGGTATCTGCAAAAGATAATGGAAGGTTCCCATTGGAGATGAGGCCTTTCAACCTGCATTCCATGATTAAGGAAGCTTCTTGCTTGGCCAAATGTTTATTTGTCTATCAAGGATTCAGTTTTTCTCCTGATGTTCAAACTAGTTTGCCTGCCCAGGTAATTGGTGATGAGAGAAGAACTTTTCAGGTCTTGCTACACATGGTAGGACACCTACTACATATTTCCAACTGCGGCTGTTTTATCACTTTTCGGGTTTCTGAAGAAAAGGGCAGCGAGGGAAAGAACGATAAATGGGGCATGTGGAAATCAGTTAGTGCCAATGAATACATCAAAATAAAGTTCGAGTTCGAGATTAGTGGAGGTATTGCAACAGATGGTATGAGAAGAACCCACAATGATGGAAACAAGGAAGTATTGAGCTTTAGCATGTGCAAAAGGCTAGCTCAG ATGATGCAGGGTGATATTTGGATATCGTTGAACTCATACGGCTTACCGCAAAACATGACTCTTCTTCTTCGATGTCAACAACTAAGACGCCTTTCCGAGGGAAACATGTACGCTTCGGAGCATACATATTCTAGCTCATTCCGAGGCGTAAAAGTCTTGATAGCCGATGACGACAATGTGAATCGGACCGTCACAAAGAGGCTGCTCGAGAAGCTAGGCTGTGAAGTGTCTGCCAGTTCGTCGGGTTACGAATGCCTAACTGCCTTAGCACCGTCACCAAACACTTATCGGGTTGTGCTACTTGACCTTAATATGCCTGAAATCGATGGCTTCGAAGTCGCTCGGAGAGTCCGGAAATTGTATGGTCGCAACGGCCCATTACTAATAGCTCTGACGGCAAGTGTAGAGGAGAATATATGGGAGCGATGTCTACAGATCGGGATAAATGGTCTGATACGTAAACCTGTGATATTACAAGGAATGGTCGATGAACTCCGTAGGATCCTTAAGTGA
- the LOC130818167 gene encoding AT-hook motif nuclear-localized protein 14-like: MDPNSDSHSQQQQQQTPSTPSPPLPFTATPAASPPPTNGTSDSSGTKPSTATPVANPPPTNGTYVCSYDGTYFKTRVVNVASGEDVYQKILALIQQKKRALCILWAQGFTSSASLQPPTTFGKNGCQILSLTGSFVRPHSGELMGGLSASLLDTDGQIVGGRLVGPLIAAGPVEVLVGTFFIKPNKDASAGVQKHASTSSIPKN, from the exons ATGGATCCAAATTCTGACTCCCACtcgcaacaacaacaacaacaaacgcCTTCCACTCCCTCTCCTCCTCTGCCTTTCACCGCCACTCCCGCCGCAAGTCCCCCGCCGACTAATGGAACCTCCGACTCTTCAGGAACTAAGCCTTCCACCGCCACTCCTGTCGCTAATCCTCCGCCGACTAATGGAACCTACGTTTGTTCATATG ATGGTACGTATTTTAAGACTCGTGTTGTCAATGTGGCTTCAGGAGAG GATGTATACCAGAAAATATTGGCAttaatacaacaaaaaaaaagggcGTTATGCATCTTATGGGCTCAGGGTTTTACATCTAGTGCATCTCTACAACCACCAACCACATTTGGAAAAAAT GGATGTCAAATTCTTTCGTTAACCGGCTCTTTTGTCCGCCCACATTCTGGAGAGTTAATGGGAGGTCTTAGTGCATCCCTCCTTGACACAGATGGACAGATTGTTGGAGGCCGCTTAGTTGGTCCTCTGATTGCTGCAGGCCCTGTTGAG GTCTTAGTTGGTACCTTTTTCATCAAACCTAATAAAGATGCTAGTGCTGGTGTCCAAAAACATGCTTCTACAAGTTCTATACCAAAAAATTGA